Proteins encoded in a region of the Nitrospirota bacterium genome:
- a CDS encoding ATP-binding protein, whose product MTLDNWLPIGLALPDGSRTKQALFEGPGWQIIETDGEGRTLLADGVLAERWIAAGLLERGALTPLSFGSQQLYTVSSPRSQVVCPVSAGRSPNSKSEALAFAVAFKATRLHDATSPLQDALYIEKLSRLLPTYSITSRTEDATVLGYWLTGGASIPATSFRRLSQALNWLAPSQLIEIVGAAGIAVTEASATTATSIDNGEQVANDAAASRFELAGRPELEYFFNEHIVDIVQHPERYRALGIDFPSAVILHGPPGCGKTFAVQRLIDFLGWPSYEIDASSVASPYIHETSKKVAQVFEDAMAHAPSVLVIDEMEAFLADRADGFGHHRVEEVAEFLRRIPEAVHNHVLIIAMTNRLDMIDPAILRRGRFDHIIAVPPASENEIAALLTKLLAALPTEATVKVAPLAQALAGRPLSDVTFVVREGARLAARAGQSRLAHSHLLAALHSSPARCTDTASPARIGFV is encoded by the coding sequence ATGACTTTGGATAACTGGCTTCCCATAGGCCTAGCTTTACCGGACGGGTCTCGAACGAAACAGGCCCTCTTTGAAGGACCTGGCTGGCAAATTATTGAAACTGACGGCGAGGGGCGTACGTTGTTGGCCGACGGCGTCCTCGCAGAACGGTGGATTGCTGCCGGTCTCTTAGAGCGCGGCGCCCTCACGCCCCTCTCCTTCGGGAGTCAGCAGCTGTATACCGTCTCCAGCCCACGCAGCCAAGTCGTGTGCCCGGTGTCCGCGGGTCGGTCTCCCAACTCCAAGAGTGAGGCCCTTGCCTTCGCCGTTGCGTTCAAAGCCACCCGTCTTCACGATGCCACGTCACCCTTGCAAGACGCGCTCTACATCGAAAAGCTCAGCCGGCTCTTACCGACATACAGCATCACCTCCCGGACAGAGGACGCCACGGTGTTGGGCTACTGGCTGACCGGTGGCGCCAGCATCCCAGCCACGTCCTTCCGACGGCTTTCGCAAGCGTTGAATTGGTTGGCGCCGTCTCAGTTGATAGAGATCGTGGGGGCGGCGGGAATCGCCGTCACCGAGGCTTCGGCGACCACAGCGACTTCCATCGACAACGGCGAGCAGGTGGCGAACGACGCGGCGGCCAGCCGTTTCGAATTGGCCGGGCGGCCGGAATTGGAATACTTTTTCAATGAACACATCGTCGACATCGTCCAGCATCCGGAGCGATATCGCGCGCTCGGCATCGATTTTCCTTCGGCGGTCATTCTCCACGGCCCCCCCGGCTGCGGGAAAACCTTTGCGGTCCAGCGTCTGATCGATTTCTTGGGCTGGCCCAGCTACGAAATCGACGCCTCCAGTGTGGCCAGCCCCTATATTCATGAGACCAGTAAGAAGGTCGCTCAAGTCTTTGAAGACGCGATGGCGCATGCGCCTTCCGTACTGGTGATCGACGAGATGGAAGCCTTTCTGGCTGACCGCGCAGACGGGTTTGGGCATCATCGAGTGGAAGAAGTGGCTGAGTTCCTTCGCCGCATTCCAGAAGCCGTTCACAATCACGTCTTGATCATCGCCATGACCAATCGACTGGATATGATCGATCCTGCCATTCTCCGGCGCGGACGGTTCGATCATATCATTGCTGTGCCGCCGGCCAGCGAAAATGAAATTGCCGCGTTGCTCACCAAACTCCTCGCGGCGTTACCGACCGAGGCCACTGTCAAAGTGGCGCCGCTCGCACAGGCATTGGCAGGGCGTCCTCTCTCGGATGTGACTTTTGTCGTTCGAGAAGGCGCTCGACTGGCGGCACGCGCCGGCCAGAGTCGTCTTGCCCACAGTCATCTCCTCGCCGCCTTGCATTCGAGCCCGGCACGCTGCACGGACACCGCCTCTCCTGCCCGTATCGGCTTCGTATAG
- a CDS encoding Hsp70 family protein translates to MNYVGIDLGTTNSAICSYDGETVRLYKSPEQHDVTPSALFIDKRGNKYVGSRAYMNAARTPEQAALKFKRFMGTSTPIELPGVQRTMRPEECSAELLRVLFGYLPEDIRNDEAVGTVITVPAAFNQMQKDATTEAAIMAQIGQVALMQEPVAAVMSVMRQRKHDGLFCIYDLGGGTLDIAIAQSIAGRVSLLAGGGIVMCGGTDFDRHIFDAVVKPWLLKQFSLPEDFAGQPGYKSLARMALWAAEKAKIELSQREESLISLSETELNARDCNGQEIYLDVLLTRKQLDDLIAPRVTESIQAARETLRKAGYEPQDVERLIFVGGPTQYKPLRDKVAFELGIAASTEVNPMTAVAEGAAIFAESIDWSTKNRGRKSARGTITVSGPVAISFAYASRTPDVKAKILAKVSGTVAAGSEFQIDSSDTGWSSGRTALRDGAAVEVMLSRPGENRFKVYVFDSAGAPMTLEHNQLVISRTAATIDAIPASHSISVAAKDKIGGPIALAYLVREGDPLPKKGVLVFRAEESLKAGSPGSLNFQLWEGDCTKPITDNCFIGLFKITGKDFSDGVIAAGAELQCQYEVLDSGQIVLEVSVPSISGSFHSGHNFYSRQEGQIDYSQAAKLIAQESNQVLERLDEMASKIEDPRLAEAREKLTRVEGAVGSQDPESSKHTMDDIQQIKRLLAETRQVHLKTIRQLELDKALTFFDKYVREHAKPSEISTFENLVKTAQRVMNAPSNEFESHVDDLRSKTFMILWRQDWFVLDRFKMLAEVAHLFPDAHTHAQLVAMGTEALKADDMARLRTIVAQLDAARIGTSGDDDMLSTTNIVRG, encoded by the coding sequence ATGAATTACGTTGGGATCGATTTGGGCACCACCAACAGCGCGATTTGCTCCTATGACGGTGAGACGGTTCGACTATATAAAAGCCCTGAACAACATGATGTTACGCCTTCGGCGCTTTTCATCGATAAACGCGGCAATAAGTATGTGGGCTCTCGAGCCTATATGAATGCCGCGAGGACTCCGGAACAGGCGGCGCTGAAGTTCAAACGTTTCATGGGCACGAGCACGCCGATTGAGTTGCCCGGAGTCCAGCGCACCATGAGGCCAGAGGAATGTTCTGCCGAACTCTTGCGGGTTTTGTTCGGTTATCTCCCGGAAGATATTCGCAATGATGAGGCGGTCGGCACCGTCATTACGGTTCCCGCCGCATTCAACCAGATGCAGAAGGATGCGACGACGGAGGCCGCCATCATGGCGCAAATCGGCCAAGTGGCACTGATGCAGGAGCCCGTCGCGGCAGTCATGAGCGTAATGCGCCAGCGCAAGCACGACGGGCTGTTTTGTATCTATGATCTCGGTGGCGGCACTTTGGATATTGCGATCGCGCAGAGCATTGCAGGACGGGTGAGTCTCCTGGCCGGCGGTGGCATCGTGATGTGTGGAGGCACGGACTTTGACCGGCACATCTTCGATGCCGTGGTGAAACCGTGGCTGCTTAAACAGTTTTCATTGCCCGAAGACTTTGCGGGGCAACCGGGCTACAAATCCCTCGCGCGCATGGCGCTCTGGGCCGCGGAAAAAGCCAAGATTGAATTATCCCAGCGTGAGGAGAGCCTGATTAGCCTCTCCGAAACCGAACTCAATGCGCGGGATTGTAACGGCCAGGAAATTTATCTGGATGTCCTGCTCACCCGGAAGCAACTTGATGACCTCATTGCACCCCGGGTGACGGAGTCCATCCAAGCCGCACGGGAAACGTTGCGCAAGGCCGGCTACGAACCTCAAGACGTCGAACGCCTCATCTTTGTCGGTGGGCCAACCCAATACAAACCTTTGCGCGACAAGGTGGCCTTTGAGCTTGGCATTGCTGCCTCGACGGAAGTGAATCCTATGACGGCGGTTGCCGAGGGAGCGGCTATCTTTGCTGAATCCATCGATTGGAGCACGAAAAACCGTGGGCGCAAAAGTGCGCGAGGGACCATCACGGTCAGCGGGCCCGTGGCCATTTCTTTCGCCTATGCCAGTCGCACGCCAGATGTCAAAGCTAAGATCCTAGCTAAAGTCAGCGGCACAGTCGCGGCCGGTAGCGAGTTCCAAATCGATAGCTCGGATACGGGCTGGTCGTCAGGTCGCACGGCGCTGCGTGATGGGGCCGCCGTCGAGGTGATGTTGAGCCGTCCAGGTGAGAACCGGTTTAAGGTTTATGTGTTTGACTCCGCCGGCGCTCCCATGACGCTGGAACACAATCAGCTCGTCATTTCGCGAACGGCGGCGACGATCGATGCCATTCCGGCCTCTCATTCCATATCAGTCGCGGCAAAAGACAAAATCGGCGGGCCGATCGCCCTGGCCTATCTCGTCCGAGAAGGGGATCCATTGCCCAAGAAGGGCGTCCTAGTTTTCCGTGCTGAGGAATCCCTCAAAGCGGGTAGTCCCGGATCGCTCAACTTTCAACTGTGGGAAGGCGACTGCACGAAGCCGATCACAGACAACTGTTTTATCGGCCTGTTCAAGATCACGGGCAAGGACTTTTCTGATGGCGTCATCGCAGCTGGCGCCGAACTCCAATGTCAGTATGAAGTTCTAGATTCCGGCCAAATCGTCCTGGAAGTGTCGGTCCCCTCAATTAGCGGCTCCTTTCACAGTGGACACAACTTTTATTCTCGGCAAGAGGGCCAAATCGACTATAGCCAAGCGGCCAAACTCATCGCCCAAGAGTCCAATCAAGTGTTGGAGCGATTAGATGAAATGGCCTCCAAAATCGAGGATCCGCGACTTGCGGAGGCACGAGAGAAGTTGACCAGGGTCGAAGGCGCCGTCGGGTCTCAGGATCCTGAAAGCTCGAAACACACGATGGACGACATCCAGCAGATCAAGCGCTTACTGGCCGAAACTCGCCAGGTTCATCTGAAAACGATTCGGCAGCTCGAATTGGACAAAGCCCTGACTTTTTTCGACAAATATGTGAGGGAGCACGCAAAGCCATCCGAAATATCCACGTTCGAGAATCTCGTAAAAACTGCCCAGCGCGTTATGAACGCCCCGAGCAATGAATTTGAATCCCATGTGGATGACCTGCGGTCAAAAACCTTCATGATTCTCTGGCGGCAGGATTGGTTTGTCTTGGATCGATTCAAGATGCTGGCCGAGGTGGCCCATCTCTTTCCTGATGCCCATACACACGCTCAGCTGGTCGCCATGGGCACTGAAGCGCTTAAAGCCGACGACATGGCGCGGCTGCGGACTATTGTGGCGCAATTGGATGCTGCACGAATCGGCACGTCAGGAGACGACGACATGTTGTCTACGACAAATATTGTCCGGGGATGA
- a CDS encoding XRE family transcriptional regulator yields the protein MTSPNNKIKALVKGELLIWARKSAGLSEGEASIETGVSEHDLRQWEADQGKPTISQLRELARVYKRPLAVFYLPSSPKDFDAMRDFRSRVDHEKRRLKPEALLQIRIAQERRLIALDLHKSLEETELQFSIGKLQIQDPERLGLELRRLLKIRIDAQVKWKKPYGPFTAWKEAIESKNVLVFQAVDVPAEDLEGFSIYHSELPIISVNIKSPVNARIFTLLHELTHLVIHQTGLCNDLQHERNKAPNERKIETFCNLVAGATLVPKEFLLNEKLVIENKGRHDWEDTAIHKLALHFGVSREVVLRRLLICNRTTKAFYEDKLGQYTEEFKAFKAKEKAKKNKFGLLPGPKVIASAGTPFVKMVLGNYYRGSITLNSVSDILGIKLKHLPGVEAKVMGKPLAKDIAS from the coding sequence ATGACCTCACCAAACAATAAGATAAAAGCCTTAGTCAAAGGTGAGCTACTGATCTGGGCTCGCAAGAGTGCGGGCCTCAGTGAGGGAGAAGCCTCAATTGAAACGGGTGTCTCTGAGCATGACCTGCGTCAGTGGGAAGCCGATCAAGGGAAGCCAACCATATCCCAGTTGAGAGAATTGGCGAGAGTCTACAAGCGCCCATTGGCTGTGTTTTATCTTCCTTCCAGCCCTAAAGATTTCGATGCAATGCGGGATTTCCGCTCAAGAGTGGACCATGAAAAGCGACGGCTAAAGCCCGAAGCGCTCCTTCAAATCCGGATTGCGCAGGAGCGCAGGTTGATCGCGTTGGACCTTCATAAATCACTCGAAGAGACAGAGTTGCAATTCTCGATTGGCAAATTACAGATTCAAGATCCCGAACGTCTCGGCCTTGAGCTACGACGGCTCCTGAAGATTCGTATTGATGCCCAGGTGAAATGGAAAAAGCCGTATGGTCCCTTTACAGCCTGGAAAGAAGCCATAGAAAGCAAGAATGTACTGGTTTTCCAAGCCGTCGATGTGCCTGCGGAAGATTTAGAGGGGTTTTCAATCTATCACTCTGAGTTACCCATCATATCGGTTAATATTAAGTCACCGGTTAATGCGCGAATCTTTACCCTACTCCATGAGTTGACCCATCTGGTGATTCACCAGACGGGGTTATGCAATGACCTTCAGCATGAACGGAACAAGGCCCCCAATGAACGGAAAATAGAGACATTCTGTAATCTCGTTGCGGGCGCAACGCTTGTGCCAAAGGAGTTCTTGTTAAACGAGAAATTAGTGATCGAAAATAAAGGGCGGCACGATTGGGAAGATACTGCGATTCACAAGCTTGCTTTGCATTTTGGCGTGAGCCGAGAAGTTGTTCTCCGCAGATTGCTGATCTGTAACCGAACCACAAAAGCGTTCTATGAGGACAAGCTCGGTCAATACACAGAAGAGTTCAAGGCGTTCAAAGCAAAGGAAAAAGCAAAGAAGAATAAATTCGGACTACTGCCAGGGCCGAAAGTCATTGCAAGTGCAGGCACACCATTTGTCAAAATGGTGTTAGGCAATTACTATCGGGGATCCATCACGCTGAATTCAGTCTCAGATATACTCGGAATCAAACTAAAACATCTTCCTGGCGTTGAAGCTAAGGTTATGGGGAAACCTTTGGCTAAGGATATTGCTTCGTGA
- a CDS encoding DUF4411 family protein: protein MNYCIDTSSLIHAWKEAYPIKNFPSIWEYMDDLIAQGSLIASEEVFEDLKKRDESLTEWAAKRKHIFLPLEEEIQKVASAIMSEYTRLMDTRTGKSASDPWVIATAKVKGCKIITNEGPTGSFPRVRIPDVCNRMSIKHTNFLGLIQERGWVVGGKGG, encoded by the coding sequence GTGAACTACTGCATAGACACTAGTTCATTGATACATGCCTGGAAGGAGGCGTATCCGATCAAGAATTTTCCTTCTATTTGGGAATACATGGATGACTTAATTGCACAAGGAAGCTTGATCGCGTCAGAGGAAGTGTTTGAGGATTTGAAAAAGAGGGATGAGTCACTTACTGAATGGGCAGCCAAAAGAAAGCATATCTTTCTACCGCTGGAAGAGGAAATCCAAAAAGTGGCAAGTGCCATTATGTCGGAATATACCCGTTTAATGGATACAAGGACCGGTAAATCTGCCTCAGATCCATGGGTCATCGCGACCGCGAAGGTCAAAGGTTGTAAGATCATCACAAATGAAGGCCCGACAGGGTCATTCCCGAGAGTAAGAATCCCCGATGTATGCAATCGGATGAGCATCAAGCATACCAATTTCTTGGGATTGATCCAAGAACGTGGATGGGTTGTCGGAGGAAAAGGTGGGTGA
- a CDS encoding pentapeptide repeat-containing protein has translation MTPRTVLTLILASLVLAQSTITSAAQPSKTDSHLTRCESPYNKKPVSPKQLQAIVASHGQWLDHREQPEYRRADLCQADLSHAKLAGANLERARLEGAVLRQANLTQSNLSQANLAGADLTKAVLEGSNLAGADLRHARLSNANLFRAIGDEAALYNAILTGAQLHESTFERAHFEEANLASANLRNASFIDTYFYGANLSRAILAGTDLMGADLRHTVMTHANLQQANLQGALLDGASLDGALMVEADLESAYLDDASLVGANLRDAILRGTDLRYANLHSAGLQRADLEGANLEGAQLIKAKVQSGTLRMAILHKAILDQADFREAMLSRAVLIGARGTGAIFTKADLSEVYAPTSQFHHAQFNEATMESVNLVAADLRDANFSHALLMEANLQEANLQGATFSGADLSGARVDAADLHRAILHGANLSLVSGLTQAQLDTACIDEQTKLPSDLNRPAPCVAAKAKR, from the coding sequence ATGACACCACGCACCGTTCTGACCCTGATCCTGGCATCCCTCGTCCTCGCCCAATCGACCATTACCTCTGCGGCACAGCCGAGTAAGACGGACAGCCACCTCACTCGCTGTGAGAGCCCGTACAACAAAAAACCCGTTTCGCCCAAGCAACTGCAGGCCATCGTGGCATCGCATGGACAATGGCTCGACCACCGTGAACAGCCGGAATATCGCCGCGCCGATCTCTGCCAAGCAGACTTAAGCCATGCGAAACTGGCCGGGGCGAATCTGGAACGGGCGCGATTGGAAGGGGCCGTGCTCCGCCAGGCGAATCTGACCCAAAGTAATTTGTCACAAGCGAATCTTGCGGGCGCCGATCTGACGAAAGCCGTCTTGGAAGGTAGCAACCTGGCGGGCGCCGATCTCCGGCATGCACGATTGTCGAACGCCAATCTGTTCCGTGCGATCGGCGACGAAGCGGCCCTCTACAATGCCATCCTGACCGGGGCGCAACTGCACGAATCCACCTTCGAGCGGGCCCATTTTGAGGAGGCCAATCTTGCCTCAGCCAATCTGAGGAACGCCTCCTTCATCGACACCTACTTCTACGGCGCCAATCTTTCCCGTGCCATCTTGGCCGGGACCGACCTGATGGGAGCCGACCTCCGGCACACCGTCATGACCCATGCCAACCTTCAGCAGGCCAATCTGCAAGGCGCTCTCCTCGACGGAGCCAGTCTCGATGGAGCCCTGATGGTGGAAGCAGACTTAGAAAGCGCCTACCTCGACGATGCCAGTCTCGTGGGAGCCAACCTGCGTGACGCCATCCTCCGCGGGACGGACTTGCGATACGCCAACCTCCATTCGGCCGGCTTGCAGAGGGCCGATCTGGAAGGAGCCAATTTAGAAGGTGCCCAATTGATCAAGGCGAAGGTGCAGTCCGGCACACTGCGGATGGCGATTCTCCATAAGGCCATCCTTGACCAGGCGGATTTCCGGGAGGCGATGCTCTCTCGCGCGGTGCTGATCGGCGCCAGAGGAACCGGCGCCATCTTTACGAAAGCGGACCTCAGCGAGGTCTACGCCCCAACATCCCAATTTCATCACGCTCAATTCAATGAGGCGACGATGGAATCGGTCAATCTCGTCGCAGCGGACCTGAGAGATGCCAATTTCAGCCATGCCCTGCTCATGGAAGCCAATCTCCAAGAAGCGAACCTCCAAGGCGCCACGTTCTCCGGAGCGGATCTCAGCGGCGCGCGAGTCGACGCGGCAGATCTCCACCGGGCGATCTTACATGGAGCCAACCTGTCGTTGGTGTCCGGCTTGACGCAAGCCCAACTCGATACGGCCTGTATAGACGAACAGACGAAACTGCCGTCCGATCTCAATCGCCCCGCGCCATGCGTCGCGGCAAAGGCCAAGCGCTAG
- a CDS encoding cytochrome c, protein MMQTISRTMALAFHLTLSIGLIGLLFAPLLQAQEYPADLTRGKALYQRNCQACHGVGGWGDGPDANNLKVAPTNFHRFMFVLKSDEELLRTIEHGVVFSPMHAWRGQLTDGEMQDVVAYIRLLAQAAR, encoded by the coding sequence ATGATGCAGACCATCTCTCGAACGATGGCGTTGGCATTCCATCTGACGCTCAGCATAGGACTCATCGGCCTTCTGTTCGCGCCGCTCCTCCAGGCACAAGAATATCCGGCCGATCTCACACGCGGGAAAGCCCTGTATCAGCGCAATTGCCAGGCCTGCCACGGTGTTGGAGGTTGGGGGGATGGACCGGACGCGAACAATCTCAAAGTGGCGCCGACGAATTTCCACCGTTTTATGTTTGTTCTGAAATCCGACGAAGAACTGTTGCGGACTATTGAGCACGGGGTCGTCTTCAGCCCCATGCATGCATGGCGAGGCCAGCTGACGGACGGGGAAATGCAGGACGTGGTAGCGTATATTCGCTTGTTGGCACAAGCGGCACGTTGA
- a CDS encoding HPF/RaiA family ribosome-associated protein, protein MDLEVESRNIEMAPRWKSEIETRMTDLHQRHEDLIHGRVTLTKNLHHKKLANVAEALIVVTLPGRHTMTARKEDKTFEEAIRTAFDAIVIELCKYREKRGRTEVRTSPVPPLRGVICKLFPIEGYGFILKEGGGEVYFHQHALKGLTFGELDNGTSVAFNMEEGDKGPQATTVHPSAFPG, encoded by the coding sequence ATGGATCTGGAAGTTGAAAGCCGAAACATCGAGATGGCCCCACGCTGGAAGAGCGAAATCGAAACGCGCATGACAGATCTCCATCAGCGGCATGAGGATTTGATCCATGGGCGAGTGACCCTCACGAAAAACCTCCATCACAAGAAATTGGCCAACGTCGCCGAGGCACTCATCGTCGTCACGCTCCCTGGTCGCCATACCATGACGGCCCGCAAGGAAGACAAGACGTTCGAAGAAGCGATCAGGACCGCCTTCGACGCCATCGTCATCGAACTCTGCAAGTACCGGGAAAAACGAGGCCGCACCGAGGTGCGCACATCTCCGGTTCCGCCCTTGCGCGGCGTGATCTGCAAACTCTTCCCAATAGAAGGCTACGGGTTCATCCTCAAGGAGGGCGGGGGGGAAGTGTATTTTCACCAACATGCGCTGAAGGGACTCACGTTCGGTGAGTTGGACAATGGAACCTCCGTGGCCTTCAACATGGAGGAGGGCGACAAGGGCCCGCAGGCGACAACCGTGCATCCATCAGCCTTTCCTGGCTGA
- a CDS encoding phosphotransferase gives MAVLKRQAIERYLRDRFGPKATLLTYGAIGKESSQGTYKQYGYGTPVKLTFQVGRKIQSAVLGTMKPGPFGHEHMADRAQAMLWDYDSYGRLPRHVKALDIGAFTADHELMSVAPAQEFFVLNQWMDGSSYHVDLERLVKGGRLRKQDRARTIALARYLAEIHARKLRDPDLYRRRLRELIGHGECIMGLTDSYPDRYGFITTDLLRGVEEACNRWRWRLRGESHRLSQVHGDFHPWNVLFRKGTDFSVLDRSRGEWGEPADDVTSMTINYLFFSLCRWGKLQGPLEVLFRLFWDSYMEASHDHAVTETAAPFFAFRGLVLASPLWYPKLPIEVRRTIFRFIEQVLDEPRFDPARVNEYCAA, from the coding sequence ATGGCGGTTCTTAAGAGACAGGCAATCGAACGATACCTTCGCGACCGGTTCGGTCCCAAGGCGACCCTGTTGACCTATGGGGCCATCGGGAAAGAAAGTTCGCAGGGGACCTATAAACAATATGGGTATGGCACGCCGGTCAAGCTGACATTTCAAGTCGGAAGGAAGATTCAGTCTGCGGTACTAGGGACCATGAAGCCGGGGCCCTTCGGCCATGAGCATATGGCGGATCGCGCGCAGGCCATGCTGTGGGATTATGATTCTTATGGCCGGCTGCCGCGCCATGTGAAGGCGCTCGATATCGGCGCGTTTACCGCCGATCATGAACTTATGTCGGTAGCCCCGGCACAGGAGTTCTTTGTCCTCAACCAATGGATGGATGGGAGCAGCTATCATGTCGACTTGGAGCGGTTAGTCAAAGGCGGAAGGCTGCGGAAGCAGGATCGAGCGCGCACGATCGCCCTGGCGCGCTATCTGGCAGAGATTCATGCCAGAAAACTTCGCGATCCCGACCTCTATCGGCGTCGGCTCAGGGAATTGATCGGCCATGGCGAATGTATTATGGGGCTGACCGACAGTTATCCCGACCGCTACGGGTTCATCACGACGGATCTCTTGCGCGGGGTTGAGGAAGCCTGCAATCGCTGGCGCTGGCGCCTGCGCGGGGAGAGCCATCGTCTGTCGCAAGTCCACGGAGACTTTCATCCCTGGAATGTCTTGTTCCGGAAAGGCACGGATTTTTCAGTGCTCGACCGGTCACGAGGGGAATGGGGAGAGCCGGCGGACGACGTGACCTCGATGACGATCAACTATCTGTTTTTCTCACTCTGTCGTTGGGGCAAACTGCAGGGGCCGTTGGAAGTGCTGTTCCGGCTCTTTTGGGACAGCTATATGGAAGCCAGCCACGACCATGCAGTCACCGAGACGGCCGCCCCGTTTTTTGCATTTCGAGGATTAGTCTTGGCAAGTCCCCTCTGGTATCCCAAGCTGCCGATCGAAGTGCGCCGGACCATCTTCAGATTTATCGAACAGGTGTTGGATGAGCCGCGCTTCGATCCTGCTAGGGTGAATGAATATTGCGCCGCATAG
- a CDS encoding adenylyl-sulfate kinase, with the protein MTQGQTFAIWITGLPASGKSTIVSALKPQLEGLGLTVEVLESDEVRRVITPTPTYSETERDLFYRALVFTGEKLLAHGVTVVFDATASRRAYRDFARSVIPRFIEVSVECPLATCMERDKKGTYLKGQRGDSVTVPGLQSPYEAPTNPDLRIDSTTTTASAAARQILDLVNTKFL; encoded by the coding sequence ATGACACAAGGTCAGACATTCGCCATCTGGATCACCGGTCTCCCGGCTTCGGGCAAGAGCACGATCGTCTCGGCCTTGAAGCCGCAGCTTGAAGGGCTGGGTTTGACGGTCGAAGTGTTGGAGTCCGATGAGGTCAGGCGGGTCATCACGCCGACGCCGACTTACTCAGAAACGGAGCGGGATCTCTTCTATCGCGCGTTGGTATTCACCGGAGAGAAGCTCCTGGCCCATGGTGTGACCGTGGTCTTCGATGCTACGGCGAGCCGCCGGGCCTATCGGGACTTTGCGAGGTCCGTGATCCCTCGGTTCATCGAGGTCTCCGTGGAATGTCCCCTCGCGACCTGTATGGAGCGAGACAAGAAAGGAACTTACCTAAAGGGTCAGCGGGGCGATTCGGTTACCGTCCCAGGACTCCAATCTCCCTACGAAGCGCCGACCAATCCAGACCTCCGAATCGACAGCACCACCACAACAGCCAGCGCCGCAGCCCGCCAGATCCTCGACTTGGTCAACACGAAATTTCTCTAG
- a CDS encoding universal stress protein, with protein MKTLLAVDGSDNAYEAVHVMKYLARAEELTLLHAMDVPRPAYPMMAPDVAEELYKSLEQSMREDGERLLSRVQSLLPMHAGPVTKQLRIGSPSEVIVATAEEQRADLIVMGARGLGPIKERLLGSVSHSILTLAPCATLIVNGPVKAMKHILLPLQGLSDAEAAFRFLQLKPFHDPVEITLLTVLPSTQPPWPVEAAAAEKLEKQALQSARGYIDSITERLRALGYQAQGIAVLGTPSAMILQEATSRQSDLILMGTRGRQGITRFVLGSVSHALLHKMPCPVLAFH; from the coding sequence ATGAAAACGTTGCTCGCCGTCGATGGATCGGATAATGCCTATGAGGCCGTTCACGTCATGAAATACCTGGCCCGGGCAGAGGAACTGACCCTGCTTCATGCCATGGACGTCCCGAGACCGGCCTATCCCATGATGGCGCCGGACGTCGCAGAGGAGCTCTACAAATCTCTCGAACAGAGCATGAGGGAGGACGGCGAGCGGCTGCTGAGTCGGGTTCAGTCCCTCCTCCCCATGCACGCAGGCCCTGTGACGAAACAGCTTCGAATCGGATCTCCATCAGAAGTCATTGTGGCGACGGCCGAAGAACAACGGGCCGATCTCATCGTGATGGGCGCACGGGGCCTTGGCCCCATCAAGGAGCGGCTGCTTGGCAGTGTGTCCCACAGCATCCTCACCCTGGCCCCCTGCGCCACGCTGATCGTCAACGGCCCGGTCAAAGCCATGAAACATATCTTGCTGCCGCTCCAGGGCCTATCAGACGCGGAAGCCGCATTTCGTTTTCTACAATTGAAACCGTTCCACGATCCGGTTGAAATCACGCTATTGACCGTCTTGCCTTCAACACAACCGCCCTGGCCCGTCGAAGCCGCCGCCGCCGAGAAACTGGAGAAGCAGGCCTTGCAGAGCGCACGCGGCTACATCGATAGCATCACAGAACGTCTCCGCGCCTTAGGTTATCAGGCGCAGGGGATCGCCGTACTGGGGACACCGTCTGCCATGATCCTCCAAGAAGCCACTAGCCGACAATCGGATTTGATTCTGATGGGCACCAGGGGCCGACAGGGCATCACCCGCTTCGTGCTCGGCAGTGTGTCTCATGCGCTGTTGCACAAGATGCCTTGTCCGGTGCTTGCGTTCCACTAA